Proteins encoded within one genomic window of Corallococcus macrosporus:
- a CDS encoding diguanylate cyclase: MPYAIDDATATALVALHPRAARPGHAQEAPQAAAQELIAAEQRRRGQPDATGAMHVLALTQGTLLKEEFDLSTHAHHDGWRVGAVMVDVKEMIHFNARFGFPAGDALLKATVASLAAQYPGARIVRFQPDGFAVLLLPTSQLTVREDNAQGTRARLAEDLRPALPPGALDTDVPGFTVALLELTVHQPSHWQVLGPLLWAEVERAYIMERTGRTHGLQRRRLRLDAFLPEPEGT, translated from the coding sequence ATGCCCTACGCAATCGACGACGCCACCGCCACCGCCCTCGTCGCCCTCCACCCCCGGGCCGCGCGCCCGGGGCACGCCCAGGAGGCGCCGCAGGCCGCCGCCCAGGAGCTCATCGCCGCGGAGCAGCGCCGGCGGGGCCAGCCGGACGCCACCGGCGCCATGCACGTGCTGGCGCTCACGCAGGGCACGCTCCTCAAGGAGGAGTTCGACCTGTCCACGCACGCGCACCACGACGGCTGGCGCGTGGGCGCGGTGATGGTGGACGTGAAGGAGATGATCCACTTCAACGCCCGCTTCGGCTTCCCCGCCGGGGACGCGCTCTTGAAGGCCACCGTGGCGTCGCTGGCCGCGCAGTACCCGGGCGCGCGCATCGTGCGCTTCCAACCGGACGGCTTCGCGGTGCTGCTCTTGCCCACGTCCCAGCTCACCGTGCGCGAGGACAACGCGCAAGGGACGCGCGCGAGGCTGGCGGAGGACCTGCGCCCCGCGCTGCCTCCGGGTGCCCTGGACACCGACGTGCCGGGCTTCACCGTGGCGCTGCTGGAGCTGACGGTGCACCAGCCGTCGCACTGGCAGGTGCTGGGGCCGCTCCTGTGGGCGGAGGTGGAGCGGGCCTACATCATGGAGCGCACCGGGCGGACGCACGGCCTGCAGCGGCGGCGCCTGCGCCTGGACGCGTTCCTCCCGGAGCCGGAAGGAACCTGA
- a CDS encoding peptidoglycan DD-metalloendopeptidase family protein → MAKKSFTLMVIPDHDAPVKRYTIQRSWLVQVGMGLMLVAGLGAGASIHYLQVAADASENRILREENLTLRSQLKSVRERIEHIGSTLDRVERFDQKLRAVTLLSDPQRNLAMGPTEPEAGTTAPATDTQFTQLTTTDTPKMMLGRLDRLSAEATRQELSLQDLQAYFQDQKSLLASTPSVWPARGWVTSDFGQRLDPYTADRVTHAGLDIAAPHGKEVTAPSDGTVVFAGLEGGYGNVLVIDHGYGIKTRYGHLSKILVKAGDRVKRGSPIAAVGNTGRSTGPHLHYEVRVNGVPQNPRKFILEE, encoded by the coding sequence GTGGCCAAAAAGTCCTTCACGCTGATGGTCATCCCGGACCACGACGCTCCGGTGAAGCGCTACACCATCCAGCGCTCCTGGCTCGTTCAGGTGGGCATGGGCCTGATGCTGGTGGCGGGCCTGGGCGCCGGTGCGAGCATCCACTACCTCCAGGTGGCGGCGGACGCGTCGGAGAACCGCATCCTGCGCGAGGAGAACCTCACGCTGCGCTCGCAGCTGAAGTCGGTGCGTGAGCGCATCGAGCACATCGGTTCGACGCTGGACCGCGTGGAGCGTTTCGACCAGAAGCTGCGCGCGGTGACGCTGCTGTCGGACCCGCAGCGCAACCTGGCCATGGGCCCCACGGAGCCGGAGGCCGGCACCACGGCGCCCGCGACGGACACGCAGTTCACGCAGCTGACCACCACGGACACGCCCAAGATGATGCTGGGCCGCCTGGACCGGCTGTCCGCGGAGGCCACCCGCCAGGAGCTGAGCCTCCAGGACCTGCAGGCCTACTTCCAGGACCAGAAGTCGCTGTTGGCCTCCACGCCGTCGGTGTGGCCGGCGCGCGGCTGGGTGACCAGCGATTTCGGTCAGCGCCTGGACCCGTACACGGCGGACCGCGTGACGCACGCGGGCCTGGACATCGCGGCGCCGCACGGCAAGGAAGTCACCGCGCCGTCGGACGGCACGGTGGTGTTCGCGGGGCTGGAGGGCGGGTACGGCAACGTGCTCGTCATCGACCACGGCTACGGCATCAAGACGCGCTACGGCCACCTGTCCAAGATCCTCGTGAAGGCCGGGGACCGGGTGAAGCGCGGCTCCCCCATCGCGGCGGTGGGCAACACGGGCCGCTCCACCGGCCCGCACCTGCACTACGAGGTGCGCGTGAACGGCGTGCCGCAGAACCCGCGCAAGTTCATCCTCGAGGAGTAG
- a CDS encoding Stp1/IreP family PP2C-type Ser/Thr phosphatase, with protein MSSTAGQTAAPRHKVISAGLTDVGRKRNHNEDSFLIDDELQLYVVADGMGGHAGGGTASRIAVETIDKELRRAREGRDNPFVSVPNLQDSPIPEALRGAVEKACQAIYLTAQDDARLSGMGTTVISLVVRDEHAFFAHVGDSRAYLIRGDLIQQISEDHSLVNEQIKAGMITPEEAKHSRYKNIITRSVGFEEEVQVDVMGLVSEPGDVFLLCSDGLANMLEDREIHDTVARYPSLDEVPKHLIDLANERGGDDNISVIVVRMQGG; from the coding sequence GTGTCCAGCACCGCAGGGCAGACCGCGGCCCCCCGCCATAAAGTCATCTCCGCTGGCCTGACGGACGTCGGGCGCAAGCGCAATCACAACGAGGACAGCTTCCTCATTGACGATGAGCTCCAGCTCTACGTCGTGGCGGACGGCATGGGTGGGCACGCGGGTGGTGGAACCGCGTCGCGCATCGCCGTCGAGACCATCGACAAGGAGCTGCGGCGCGCGCGTGAAGGGCGGGACAACCCCTTCGTCAGCGTTCCCAACCTCCAGGATTCGCCCATTCCGGAAGCGCTCCGGGGCGCGGTGGAGAAGGCCTGTCAGGCCATCTACCTCACCGCCCAGGATGACGCGCGCCTGTCCGGCATGGGCACGACAGTCATCTCCCTGGTGGTCCGCGACGAGCACGCCTTCTTCGCCCACGTGGGCGACAGTCGCGCGTACCTCATCCGCGGGGACCTCATCCAACAGATCTCCGAGGACCACTCCCTGGTCAACGAGCAGATCAAGGCGGGGATGATCACACCGGAAGAGGCCAAACACTCCCGGTACAAGAACATCATCACCCGCTCCGTCGGCTTCGAGGAGGAGGTGCAGGTGGACGTCATGGGGCTCGTGTCCGAGCCCGGCGACGTGTTCCTGCTCTGCTCGGACGGCCTCGCGAACATGCTCGAGGATCGGGAGATCCACGACACCGTCGCGCGCTACCCGAGCCTGGATGAAGTGCCCAAGCACCTCATCGACCTGGCCAACGAGCGCGGCGGCGACGACAACATCAGCGTCATCGTCGTGCGCATGCAGGGCGGGTAG